GCAGTGCTTAACTGGGCAGTATTGTCAGGTAATGAATTATAGTGAACAGTATTATAACCCTATCAAAGGGATCTTGTTGTTTTATCACAGATTAAATATTTTCGCTAAGACTCATAATTTGAAGATATTGAAAATCTAGGAACATAAAGATACGACTAGACTTTTTATGCTCATTATTCTTTATGACGTTGCATAATCcagtaaaaataaaacacagttGTTGACTGTGAGTAGATTAACGATCTGAATTCTTTTCATCATTATCTTGGAggtttttggtgtttttttagTAATTGTATTGGAAATTAGTATATATAGACGATACTCTGGTAACATATACTCTGAAAACATGTACTTTGGTCTCCCTATGGATCTGAAGTCGTTTCTCAAAAGTTGTCTTGATTTtatgtgtttgttttgtttgtttgtttgtttattcacgatcaaaattcaaattttgttcaagttttttttttcacatttcagAAAGTATACTATTCGATGTACAGTACGATGGACAATATGGTATACGAGTCCACGGTGAGAGGGTGTGCGTGGGACTGTCTTCCCAAAGATGACTTTCAAAACTGCTCGTCTGAGCTTCACGGATCACGTGGTTGTGTGACGAGAAACTGTTGCCGTGACAATGACCTTTGCAACCAAGGGTCAAGGACTAATTCATTGCTGACGTCATCACATTTATCATGTTTGTTTCTTTTAGTTTTATCATCATATTTTGTGACGTGAAAGTATTTTTGCTTACtattaaagctgttatttatttttgtgggAACTTTGTGATTTTTGTTGCTTGCAGaatgaaaattgttttcttttttttctcattttcatgaaaccctatattttaaaagttgttttgcaGAAAAGTATGCAAAAGTTCCTTAACTACAGTGACGTACAATATATTGAGTAactaaaaaaaagagaatttcgaaaaattttatatttaatttcatgaaaaaaagatAACAGATTCAAAGTTTTcgaaaaattttatatttaatttcatgaaaaaaagatAACAGATTCAAAGTTTTTGAGTATCATCTATTTATTACAGACAAGTAACGGCATTTTTTTGCATTTCGGTAATTCTGAGAAGATGTGTTCATGATTaggtataccggtatatacatgtatatacaatcaTATTCCACAACAAATCATGCAAATAAAGCGTACCCGTAAAGTATTTCAGTAACACGCATCTCATATTATCCTACAAAACAACGGAATCTATGAATATACAGTACACAGAGTCTACCAGGCATCTTTCTTCaacattttcccctttttagCCGGCCCCTTCTTGGCCGGGCTTGCTTCCGGTTCCCTGGGCCCGGGGGCCTTTGGTTTCGGTGCCGCTTTAGTTGCTGGCGGTGGAGGTGGTGCCCTCGATGTGGTGGGGCCGTCTCTGTGGGCCCGTGATGATACCGGTGCCTCCTTGACCTCTATACTCTCTACGTCAGGGTGGACACTGTTGTTTTTGCACCACACGGTGTAGATGATAGCGGTGATGATAATGGTGACGATCGTGGCTGAGGCCAGGATGATGATTACAAACACGGCCTTGTCCCCGAGGGCAAGCGATGATGAGGGCTGAATAAAACAAATCGTGTTAATAGTATATATAGGTAATCTGTAAGCATTTGTTGGAGCGTCTCTGTGGGGCCGTGGATATACCAGGGTTGTTTTCAAATGAATAGTTACGTTtacttgttgaaaaatcaatttcaacaaccGCGCccatttagaaatatttacagTGTTACCAGCTTTTTCTTACTTTTCAATGCTCAAAATGGACTAAGTGACTGACAGAATAAATCTGTCCTTACATGTAACTGTTCAAAAAAGAATGTTTCCATGTATTTTGTATGACGTAAATACCGTTACTGCTGATGCTGGTAAACTAATCGGTGATTGGCTGGTGGATGCCGGAGACTGACTGCTAGATGCTGCTGATTGGCTGCTTGTAGCGGGTGAGGAGCTAGCAGAGGGCGTGTCTGTCGTCGAAGACGCTGATTGGTCGGTTGTGTTTTCCGTAGATGGCGCTGATGATGTGATACTACAAGAGCTCTCGTCTGATTGGTCCCCGCAATTTTTATCTCCATCGCATTTAAGAGAATCGCTGATGCATCTATTAACAATGAAAAGAAGAGaatatttacttaaaataaCCCAGATataaaatttggttttaaatagttttaaatataATCATACAAAAAGATACTGGATTGTTCTTAAGCTTGGGAGttcaaacataaaatgagagCGATTTAATTTGTTCAACTGGTCATacatatgatgtacatgtaagaaaacCCTTATTGTCTAAATTTCCATTGTATATGTACTATTTCCCACATCCaaaacaattttactttttgGCGATTCATCAAAATTTGCACGTATTTTTTCCTGCAAAAGTTCTGAAACTAATGAAAGGAAATAGTTAAGAATTTTGCCGTTAATACTTTTTccctcattaaaaaaaattgacacaaaacaatatttagatattttcgATGAAATTACTGGCATTTTACTGCCAtatatttttgagatatttaacAGTGCCTTCCGATCTACTTGGCAAAAAAAGGGTGGGGGGTGTTGCAAGCCATGTccaatatgtatatgtatatgtatgaaaGAGCTACGTGGACTCCAGACCGTGACTAGACACGATAAGGGTGGGGGGTCTGGTGGACGGTCCGATTTGATTGAAAAccattgtattatttttataatgaagttTCCTATATTACCAGATTTTTAAGAACGGagacagaatacatttaagatACACATGTATACCTATCTGTGTCACAGATAAACTTTGATCCTGAGCAGCTACCGTTGGAAGCATCAGAGAATGACGTCACTAGCGCCGCAAAGCCTGTACCATTATGGGAGCTGGCTGCATCCGTGACGAGGGAAAACGTTACTATGGGAACGCTAAACTCAAATACTTGATTTGTAGCTGAAagcataatgattttaaaatatcatgaaaataaaGCAA
The window above is part of the Magallana gigas chromosome 10, xbMagGiga1.1, whole genome shotgun sequence genome. Proteins encoded here:
- the LOC105348918 gene encoding uncharacterized protein, which gives rise to MMFIKWHPFFVLGTLLCISGMSVGIKCWHCISKDCQLDPSENYKAVKKQCLTGQYCQKVYYSMYSTMDNMVYESTVRGCAWDCLPKDDFQNCSSELHGSRGCVTRNCCRDNDLCNQGSRTNSLLTSSHLSCLFLLVLSSYFVT
- the LOC105348916 gene encoding autotransporter adhesin BpaC → MAAVVSRDVFLLLLAVHILTLVAGAAQLYHVVNVDGTCSNLTVKELSSGKIESQNGSTYPNGTNCQQTWNSTAGTKTLVLVTFDLADAQNGSCVDRLEIYDPADEANTKQTLCGTNATNQVFEFSVPIVTFSLVTDAASSHNGTGFAALVTSFSDASNGSCSGSKFICDTDRCISDSLKCDGDKNCGDQSDESSCSITSSAPSTENTTDQSASSTTDTPSASSSPATSSQSAASSSQSPASTSQSPISLPASAVTPSSSLALGDKAVFVIIILASATIVTIIITAIIYTVWCKNNSVHPDVESIEVKEAPVSSRAHRDGPTTSRAPPPPPATKAAPKPKAPGPREPEASPAKKGPAKKGKMLKKDAW